In one Bacillus sp. PK3_68 genomic region, the following are encoded:
- a CDS encoding sulfite exporter TauE/SafE family protein: MERFVILALVGLAAQLVDGSLGMGYGLTSTTLLMTAGIAPAIASASVHMAEVVTTAASGVSHMRFGNVDKQMAKRLIIPGSIGAFSGATFLSHLTGDYVRLYVSIFLFALGLYILARFLFLKDARKQEHKQLTNKFYLPLGFVAGFFDASGGGGWGPIATPALLSRKGIEARKVIGTVSVSEFAVAASATIGFMISLGPSKVNWLWAGAIMLGGVVAAPIAAWIVKSLPTKILAVIVSGMLIFTNVRSILSYTTIDPTIHHVIYAAIVLVWIYIVFYVAQKERKLKGETLQLPLEKSRETS, translated from the coding sequence ATGGAACGATTTGTCATACTAGCGCTTGTTGGTCTCGCTGCTCAGCTTGTAGATGGGTCGCTCGGAATGGGGTACGGCCTTACATCTACCACACTTTTAATGACTGCGGGTATCGCGCCAGCAATAGCCTCTGCTTCTGTTCATATGGCAGAAGTTGTGACGACTGCAGCTTCAGGAGTCTCACATATGCGGTTTGGAAACGTTGATAAACAGATGGCAAAGCGTCTCATTATCCCCGGATCGATTGGCGCATTTTCAGGAGCGACATTTTTAAGTCATTTAACAGGCGATTATGTCCGGCTATATGTGTCCATCTTTTTATTTGCATTGGGGTTATACATTCTGGCACGCTTCTTGTTTTTAAAAGATGCGCGTAAACAAGAGCATAAACAACTGACGAATAAATTTTATTTGCCTCTTGGCTTTGTGGCTGGCTTCTTCGATGCGAGCGGAGGAGGCGGGTGGGGGCCGATTGCCACACCAGCTTTGCTTTCGCGAAAAGGAATAGAAGCCAGAAAAGTCATTGGAACTGTCAGTGTCAGTGAATTTGCAGTAGCCGCTTCTGCCACGATCGGATTCATGATTTCGCTTGGCCCCAGCAAAGTCAATTGGCTTTGGGCAGGAGCGATCATGCTAGGTGGGGTGGTTGCAGCACCGATTGCTGCCTGGATCGTAAAAAGTCTTCCGACAAAAATATTGGCCGTCATTGTAAGTGGCATGTTGATATTTACAAACGTGCGGTCCATACTTAGCTATACGACCATCGATCCTACGATTCATCATGTAATTTATGCGGCCATTGTTCTTGTATGGATATATATAGTATTTTATGTAGCCCAAAAAGAACGCAAGCTGAAGGGCGAAACGCTTCAGCTTCCTTTGGAGAAATCTAGAGAAACCTCTTAA
- a CDS encoding peptidylprolyl isomerase, whose amino-acid sequence MAKTGKIVMENGETIEFELYPNEAPNTVANFEKLANEGFYNGVVFHRVIPGFVSQGGDPTGTGRGGAGYTIKCETEGNPHKHEAGSLSMAHAGKDTGSSQFFIVHQPQPHLDGVHTVFGKVTSGLETARSMKNGDVMKEVTVSEE is encoded by the coding sequence ATGGCGAAAACAGGAAAGATTGTTATGGAAAATGGAGAAACCATCGAATTTGAGCTATACCCGAATGAAGCGCCGAACACGGTGGCTAACTTTGAAAAGCTGGCGAATGAAGGATTTTACAATGGGGTTGTATTCCACCGTGTTATCCCAGGATTCGTTAGTCAGGGAGGAGATCCGACAGGTACAGGAAGAGGCGGTGCCGGTTACACGATTAAATGTGAAACAGAAGGCAACCCGCATAAGCATGAAGCGGGCAGTCTATCTATGGCTCATGCAGGGAAAGACACTGGCAGCAGTCAGTTTTTTATTGTCCACCAGCCACAGCCCCATCTAGATGGCGTACATACGGTCTTTGGTAAAGTAACATCCGGCTTGGAAACCGCACGCTCTATGAAAAATGGCGACGTAATGAAGGAAGTTACTGTTTCTGAGGAATAA
- the cobA gene encoding uroporphyrinogen-III C-methyltransferase produces the protein MMAKVWLVGAGPGDPDLITVKGLKAIKEAEVILYDRLISPELLEYAKPDAELIFCGKLPDHHHLQQETINYLLVKHAKSGKNVVRLKGGDPFVFGRGGEEAAFLTEQGVLFEVIPGITSGIAAPAYAGIPVTHREHSASFAIVTGHRREGEKEELKWSALANGIDTLAIYMGVKNLPYIQEKLISHGKSPQTPAALIHWGTTKEQRTVTGTLETIADIARAEGMTNPSMIVIGEVVRLRERLQWFSEWETDAVMTAGASQ, from the coding sequence ATTATGGCAAAAGTGTGGTTAGTAGGAGCAGGGCCCGGTGATCCAGACTTAATTACAGTGAAAGGCTTAAAGGCCATTAAAGAAGCAGAAGTGATTCTTTACGACCGGCTAATCAGCCCGGAACTTCTGGAGTATGCAAAGCCTGATGCTGAATTAATTTTTTGTGGGAAGCTTCCGGACCACCATCATTTACAGCAAGAAACGATCAACTATTTGCTCGTCAAACACGCCAAGAGCGGCAAAAACGTCGTAAGGCTAAAAGGCGGCGACCCATTTGTTTTTGGCCGTGGCGGCGAAGAAGCAGCCTTTCTTACCGAGCAGGGTGTACTGTTTGAAGTGATCCCTGGGATTACCTCAGGAATTGCCGCTCCTGCTTATGCGGGCATTCCTGTTACTCATAGGGAGCATAGCGCTTCTTTTGCCATTGTAACTGGTCATCGACGCGAAGGGGAAAAAGAGGAACTGAAATGGTCTGCGCTTGCCAATGGGATTGACACACTCGCGATTTACATGGGGGTAAAGAACCTGCCTTATATACAGGAAAAGTTAATTTCACATGGTAAGTCGCCACAAACACCAGCCGCTTTAATCCATTGGGGTACCACGAAAGAGCAGAGAACAGTGACAGGAACACTTGAAACAATTGCTGATATAGCAAGAGCTGAGGGAATGACTAATCCCAGCATGATTGTCATCGGAGAGGTTGTGCGTCTTCGTGAGAGATTACAGTGGTTCAGTGAGTGGGAAACGGACGCTGTAATGACAGCAGGTGCCAGCCAATGA
- the asnB gene encoding asparagine synthase (glutamine-hydrolyzing) codes for MCGFVGCMYDKPQDMNHKLGNGFRKMNDIITHRGPNDEGFYFDEYVNFGFRRLSIIDIENGQQPLSYEDERYWIIFNGEIYNYIEIRQEMEEKGYKFYTHSDTEVILALYSEINEQAVKRLRGMFAFVIWDKEEQILFGARDYFGIKPFFYSEQEGLCVFASEKKSILLAAENRPSFDIDRNSLHHYLSFQYVPEPETMTTLIKKLSPGHYFFKKPGQAMDIRCYWQPYFQPHQSVKDQLVTEIREVLMDSVKVHMRSDVPVGAFLSGGIDSSFIVSLAKEVNPDLKTFSVGFERDGFSEINVAQETADSLNLENISHVISPDEFLEELPKIIWHMDDPLADPAAVPLYFVAREASKQVTVALSGEGADELFGGYNIYQEPQSLRLFKYMPASVKHALETLSHFLPEGVKGKNFIERGVTPLEKRYIGNAKIFEEQEKEMLLTNYKDSLRYTNITKPIYSQSASYDAVTKMQHLDIHTWLRGDILLKADKMTMAHSLELRVPFLDKAVFNVASKISVDQKVKNNTTKYILRKAAEGIVPSHVLGRRKLGFPVPIRHWLKKELYDWACFIIRSSQVDYIFDKQQVHLLLEEHVMNKKDNSRKLWTILTFMIWHQIYIEHLYNLKN; via the coding sequence ATGTGTGGATTTGTTGGCTGTATGTACGACAAACCCCAAGACATGAACCATAAATTAGGAAATGGCTTTAGAAAAATGAACGATATTATTACTCATAGAGGGCCTAACGACGAGGGGTTCTATTTTGATGAGTATGTTAATTTTGGATTTAGGCGGTTAAGCATTATTGATATCGAAAATGGTCAGCAGCCCCTCTCTTATGAAGACGAACGATATTGGATTATATTCAATGGTGAAATTTATAACTACATCGAAATTCGGCAAGAGATGGAAGAGAAAGGTTATAAGTTTTATACTCATTCGGACACAGAGGTCATCTTGGCCCTTTACAGTGAGATCAACGAACAAGCGGTGAAGAGATTAAGAGGAATGTTTGCTTTTGTCATCTGGGATAAGGAGGAACAAATATTATTTGGAGCAAGAGACTATTTTGGAATTAAACCGTTTTTTTATTCGGAGCAAGAAGGTTTATGTGTGTTCGCTTCTGAAAAGAAGAGTATTTTATTAGCGGCAGAAAACCGTCCTTCTTTTGATATAGATCGTAATTCTTTACACCACTATCTTAGTTTTCAGTATGTTCCTGAGCCTGAAACAATGACGACTTTAATTAAAAAATTATCTCCAGGTCATTATTTTTTTAAAAAACCAGGACAGGCAATGGATATCCGGTGTTATTGGCAGCCTTATTTTCAACCGCACCAGTCAGTGAAGGATCAACTTGTCACAGAAATTCGTGAAGTCTTGATGGATTCTGTAAAAGTTCATATGCGAAGTGATGTGCCGGTTGGGGCTTTTCTATCCGGGGGGATAGATTCTTCATTTATTGTTTCTCTGGCAAAAGAAGTGAATCCGGATTTAAAAACTTTTTCTGTTGGATTTGAAAGAGATGGATTTAGCGAAATTAATGTAGCTCAAGAAACAGCTGATTCCTTAAATCTAGAGAATATTAGTCATGTCATTTCACCCGATGAATTTTTAGAAGAGCTTCCAAAAATCATTTGGCATATGGACGATCCTTTAGCAGATCCAGCAGCCGTACCGCTTTATTTTGTTGCACGTGAAGCAAGCAAACAAGTAACAGTAGCACTATCGGGTGAAGGGGCCGATGAACTGTTTGGAGGATACAATATTTATCAGGAACCGCAGTCCTTGCGCTTGTTCAAGTACATGCCAGCTTCGGTAAAACATGCATTAGAAACATTGAGTCATTTTCTTCCAGAAGGAGTTAAAGGAAAAAACTTCATTGAACGCGGGGTGACCCCTTTAGAAAAAAGATATATCGGCAATGCCAAAATTTTCGAAGAACAAGAGAAGGAAATGTTACTTACTAACTACAAAGATTCTTTAAGGTACACCAATATTACAAAACCTATATACAGTCAGTCTGCAAGCTACGATGCGGTTACTAAAATGCAGCATCTAGATATTCATACATGGTTAAGAGGAGACATTTTATTAAAAGCGGATAAGATGACTATGGCACATTCTCTGGAGCTAAGAGTGCCTTTCTTGGATAAGGCTGTTTTCAATGTAGCATCCAAAATCAGTGTGGATCAAAAAGTAAAAAATAATACAACGAAATATATTCTGCGAAAGGCAGCGGAAGGCATCGTCCCGAGTCACGTTTTGGGAAGGAGAAAATTAGGATTCCCCGTACCTATTCGCCATTGGCTAAAAAAGGAACTATACGACTGGGCTTGCTTTATCATTCGCTCAAGCCAAGTTGATTACATTTTTGATAAACAGCAGGTTCATTTGTTGTTGGAAGAACATGTCATGAATAAGAAGGACAATAGCAGAAAGCTCTGGACCATTCTTACATTTATGATTTGGCATCAAATTTATATAGAACACCTTTATAATTTGAAGAATTAA
- a CDS encoding IS3 family transposase (programmed frameshift) codes for MGTRVSYPAEVKMKAVKMRLAGVPVKEVLKELNIRNKTQLKTWMKWYKAGEFHRFEQPVGKQYSFGKGAEYESETEKLKEENRYLKQQIEVPKKVQRIGEEVVPETAVELVKELQTSMPVREICRHLGIARSTYYRWKSRSRKETARQIVERKIGTLCRDLKFRYGYRKITALLKREMSINHKAVQRVMQKYGWQCRVKVKKRKRTGQPCHISDNLLKGDFQANQPLQKLVTDITYLPFGQKQLYLSSIQDLFNGEIIAYSLGSCQNTDFVLHTLAQLPPLPEGCILHSDQGSVYTSYAYQQAVKEKGITMSMSRKGTPSDNASIESFHSSLKSETFYLDELTSTTTAIVEQTVESYIHYYNHIRIQAKLNNQPPVKYRQLAA; via the exons ATGGGGACAAGAGTCAGTTATCCAGCGGAAGTAAAAATGAAGGCTGTAAAAATGAGATTAGCTGGGGTGCCGGTCAAAGAAGTCTTAAAGGAATTAAACATTCGAAATAAGACACAGCTTAAAACATGGATGAAATGGTACAAAGCAGGCGAGTTTCATCGATTTGAACAGCCAGTGGGCAAGCAGTATTCCTTCGGAAAAGGGGCTGAGTATGAAAGTGAAACAGAGAAACTGAAGGAAGAAAATCGGTATTTGAAACAGCAGATTGAAGTAC CTAAAAAAGTACAAAGAATTGGAGAGGAAGTGGTCCCAGAAACAGCTGTAGAATTAGTAAAAGAACTCCAAACCAGCATGCCCGTCAGGGAAATATGCCGGCATCTCGGCATTGCTAGATCCACTTATTATCGCTGGAAGAGCAGGAGCCGGAAAGAAACAGCCAGGCAGATCGTTGAACGAAAAATCGGCACGTTGTGCCGGGACCTTAAGTTTCGATATGGTTATCGTAAAATCACGGCCTTATTAAAACGAGAGATGTCGATTAACCATAAAGCGGTACAGCGTGTAATGCAGAAGTATGGCTGGCAGTGCCGGGTAAAAGTGAAGAAACGCAAACGAACAGGACAGCCCTGTCATATTTCCGATAACCTGTTAAAAGGAGATTTCCAGGCAAATCAGCCTCTTCAAAAGCTCGTCACAGATATTACATACTTGCCTTTTGGCCAGAAACAGCTGTATCTTTCAAGTATTCAGGATTTATTTAACGGCGAAATCATTGCCTATTCTTTAGGAAGCTGCCAGAATACAGATTTTGTGCTACATACGCTGGCCCAGCTGCCACCCCTCCCAGAGGGATGCATTCTGCACAGCGATCAGGGATCTGTGTACACATCTTATGCTTATCAGCAGGCAGTCAAAGAAAAAGGCATTACCATGAGTATGTCCCGGAAAGGGACACCCTCTGATAATGCCTCCATCGAATCGTTTCATTCCTCGCTAAAGTCTGAAACGTTCTATCTCGACGAGTTGACAAGCACTACGACGGCTATCGTAGAGCAAACTGTCGAAAGCTATATTCACTATTATAACCATATCCGTATTCAAGCGAAACTAAACAACCAGCCACCGGTCAAGTATCGGCAGCTGGCTGCTTAA
- a CDS encoding NAD(P)-binding protein, with protein MFPIMVDLADEKIVVVGGGEVALHKIKNLLRFGLHVHVVSPSIHPEIEKLAEEGLVTTLQKLAEEEDYDDAFLVIAVTNSKEVNDRVARKAKAAGKLVVHAEQPDLGNSTIPASLQRGRLVLSVSTGGASPTLAKQIRNQLEETYDESYEDYLDFLYEVRQIVKKVEPDRKVRRHLLKIAADPIFYKDIKRRETFLHEIRPFAHVRH; from the coding sequence ATGTTTCCCATCATGGTTGATTTAGCGGATGAAAAAATTGTTGTTGTTGGCGGCGGGGAAGTAGCCCTGCATAAAATAAAGAATTTATTGCGTTTTGGCCTTCATGTGCATGTGGTCAGCCCGTCTATTCATCCAGAGATAGAAAAATTGGCTGAGGAGGGATTGGTGACGACCCTGCAAAAACTGGCGGAAGAGGAAGATTACGATGATGCCTTTCTAGTAATTGCGGTGACGAATTCCAAAGAAGTGAATGATAGAGTAGCCAGAAAAGCAAAAGCGGCTGGCAAGCTTGTCGTTCATGCCGAACAGCCCGATCTTGGCAACAGCACGATTCCTGCTTCTCTGCAGCGGGGGCGCCTCGTCCTTAGTGTGTCCACGGGAGGAGCCAGCCCAACTCTCGCTAAGCAGATCAGAAATCAGCTTGAAGAAACATATGATGAATCGTATGAAGACTATCTCGATTTTTTATATGAAGTTAGGCAAATTGTGAAGAAAGTAGAGCCAGACCGCAAAGTGCGCCGCCATTTGCTGAAAATAGCGGCTGATCCTATTTTTTATAAAGATATTAAAAGAAGAGAAACGTTTTTACATGAAATCCGGCCATTTGCTCATGTAAGGCACTGA
- a CDS encoding sirohydrochlorin chelatase: MKAVLYVCHGSRVRKGREEALAFIERTKPFIDVPIQEACFLELAEPTIEQGIAHCVAQGATEIIVFPFLLLAAGHAKKDIPLELEKVKFSFPSVTFHYAQPLGVHEAMVDILVERMKETGHPILPNASILIVGRGSSDPQTTADFAAIRDLFRYKTKLMDVNIGYLAAAAPSFQEELIRLNEQKPTQLWVLPYLLFTGILSKTLEKEIRSLNSKSFVILTRCLGYHPFISQIIKDRIQEADPTGGYAYVSHHG, encoded by the coding sequence ATGAAAGCTGTTCTTTACGTTTGTCACGGCAGCCGAGTGAGAAAAGGCCGAGAGGAAGCGTTGGCTTTTATTGAACGGACAAAGCCGTTTATAGATGTTCCTATTCAGGAGGCATGTTTTCTTGAGCTGGCGGAACCAACGATTGAGCAAGGGATTGCCCACTGTGTAGCTCAGGGAGCAACCGAAATTATTGTTTTTCCGTTTCTGCTGCTTGCTGCGGGCCATGCCAAGAAAGACATCCCGTTAGAACTGGAAAAAGTAAAATTCAGCTTTCCTTCAGTAACCTTTCATTATGCTCAGCCACTTGGTGTACATGAAGCAATGGTTGACATTTTGGTGGAAAGAATGAAAGAAACCGGACATCCAATTTTGCCTAATGCCTCTATATTGATTGTTGGCCGAGGAAGCAGTGATCCGCAAACGACAGCGGATTTTGCTGCAATCCGCGACCTGTTTCGCTATAAAACCAAGTTAATGGATGTGAATATTGGATATTTAGCCGCCGCTGCTCCTTCGTTTCAGGAAGAATTAATCCGGCTTAATGAACAGAAGCCTACTCAACTATGGGTCCTTCCTTATCTATTATTTACAGGCATTTTATCCAAAACATTAGAAAAAGAAATTCGCTCTTTAAACTCGAAGAGCTTCGTTATATTAACAAGGTGCCTTGGCTACCATCCATTTATTAGTCAAATTATAAAAGATCGTATTCAAGAAGCAGATCCAACAGGAGGGTATGCCTATGTTTCCCATCATGGTTGA
- a CDS encoding YhgE/Pip domain-containing protein, producing the protein MAARQELPEIAKVAERGSGFANQLNEFLQKNAEAFQAIVPVIRQNVSLLQQTADSAVQLTESIQTESDDPQRALSSVELLKTRVQTGEAVVGRTINLLAKMNQYTEGNQLGGLISRLTDVRQNFQQQEDVLTQIEAAMRNGREPSTELAGQLNRLASSASSTLGSVLNAYDSETVPTITQSLTALIEKARISNEVVQTAKAKLPDIQQILNDAQAGVQFGFEELTRVQAELPRIRTDIHQTASAIAGKMKQFTATVNEAARFVKNDLPSVEQRIHKAADFVRNDLPAAEREVRKVSHFIQTRLPEMEKAVHQAANLIEADLPEVERSVRDAANRIRKFQKDQDLGEIIRLLKNDVKKESEFLTKPIELKEEKVFPIPNYGSAMSPFYTTLSLWVGAMLLISLFRTDVEDSENMYQSHHIYFGRLLTFLTIGVFQGFIVSMGDIFLLHAYVVEKFWFVLFSILTSIVFVTITYTLVSVFGNIGKGLAIIFLVLQFSSSGGTFPISQTPEVFQKINPFVPFTYAVSLLREAVGGIVPDIVRTDLLALLFFLVLTIVFALLLKKPLSGITSKLAANAKKTKILS; encoded by the coding sequence ATGGCTGCTCGACAGGAGCTTCCTGAAATAGCAAAAGTAGCAGAGAGAGGAAGTGGGTTTGCCAATCAGCTAAACGAATTTTTACAGAAAAACGCTGAAGCTTTCCAAGCTATTGTTCCGGTCATCAGGCAAAATGTCTCTCTTTTACAGCAAACGGCAGATTCTGCCGTGCAGCTCACGGAATCTATTCAGACAGAGAGTGATGATCCTCAACGGGCCCTTAGCTCTGTCGAATTGCTGAAAACACGTGTACAAACAGGAGAAGCGGTAGTTGGCCGGACAATCAATCTGCTCGCCAAGATGAATCAATACACTGAAGGGAACCAGCTAGGTGGCCTAATCAGTCGTTTAACGGATGTGAGACAAAACTTTCAACAGCAAGAGGACGTTTTAACTCAAATAGAGGCAGCTATGAGAAATGGTCGCGAGCCGTCAACAGAACTAGCGGGGCAATTAAACAGGCTGGCTTCATCAGCCAGCAGTACATTAGGCTCCGTTTTAAACGCCTATGATAGTGAAACTGTACCAACGATTACTCAATCACTAACTGCATTAATTGAAAAAGCCAGAATATCGAACGAAGTAGTGCAAACAGCAAAAGCAAAGCTGCCTGATATTCAGCAGATTCTGAATGACGCACAGGCAGGTGTACAATTTGGATTTGAAGAATTGACAAGAGTCCAAGCAGAGCTGCCTCGAATCCGCACAGACATTCATCAGACTGCATCTGCCATAGCAGGAAAAATGAAACAATTTACGGCTACAGTCAATGAAGCGGCGCGTTTTGTGAAAAATGATTTACCATCTGTGGAGCAAAGGATTCACAAAGCTGCCGACTTTGTGCGAAATGATCTACCGGCGGCAGAACGAGAAGTGCGAAAGGTCTCTCATTTCATTCAAACAAGGCTTCCGGAAATGGAGAAAGCAGTCCATCAAGCAGCAAACCTTATTGAAGCAGATTTACCAGAAGTAGAACGGTCTGTTCGTGATGCAGCTAACAGAATAAGAAAATTCCAAAAGGATCAGGATTTAGGAGAAATCATTAGGCTGCTGAAAAATGATGTTAAAAAAGAAAGTGAATTTTTGACCAAACCGATTGAATTAAAGGAAGAAAAAGTGTTTCCTATCCCGAACTATGGGTCAGCCATGTCTCCGTTTTACACAACGTTATCTTTGTGGGTAGGAGCGATGCTGTTGATTTCTTTGTTTCGGACAGATGTCGAGGACTCGGAAAATATGTACCAGAGCCATCATATTTACTTTGGTCGGCTGCTTACATTTTTAACTATCGGTGTTTTTCAAGGATTTATTGTCAGCATGGGAGATATATTTCTACTTCATGCTTATGTAGTGGAAAAGTTCTGGTTCGTCCTTTTTTCCATCTTAACGAGCATCGTATTCGTTACAATTACTTATACGCTTGTGTCTGTTTTTGGAAACATCGGGAAAGGACTGGCCATTATCTTTCTTGTTTTACAGTTTTCCAGCTCAGGTGGAACTTTTCCTATTAGCCAAACCCCAGAGGTTTTCCAAAAAATTAACCCGTTTGTTCCATTTACTTACGCAGTCAGCTTGTTACGAGAAGCGGTTGGCGGCATTGTACCGGATATTGTGAGAACCGATTTGCTTGCGCTGCTTTTCTTCTTAGTGCTTACCATTGTATTTGCATTGTTATTGAAGAAGCCACTAAGCGGTATCACGAGCAAGCTTGCAGCGAATGCAAAGAAGACAAAGATTCTTTCTTGA
- a CDS encoding STAS domain-containing protein has product MTMNSLVNFSKYISSHVEALSHEVVEAVINRMQLEIPSWEREQAINMYIELLKFFSESLFCEENDSVPDALIEWSKKNAAMQVSAGQGILEIVVRYPATRDVFNDLLTRISIELELSVKDNAFIIKRINNMLDISLNETFFAFERLSEQFREETQKELAELSAPIVPVKEGIVVLPLIGDIDDYRASYIMDNVIPKIADLEVEHVIFDFSGILTIDAQVAEYFRRIEETLRLMGLHVITTGLRPKLAQTVVHSGMDLYRVEAFATVKQALESIK; this is encoded by the coding sequence ATGACGATGAATTCCCTTGTGAATTTTTCTAAATATATCAGTAGCCATGTAGAAGCTTTATCTCATGAAGTAGTCGAGGCTGTTATTAATAGAATGCAATTAGAAATCCCTTCTTGGGAAAGAGAGCAAGCAATCAACATGTATATTGAGCTTTTAAAGTTTTTTAGTGAATCCCTCTTTTGTGAAGAGAACGATTCAGTACCGGATGCATTAATTGAATGGAGCAAAAAAAACGCAGCCATGCAGGTCTCCGCTGGTCAAGGTATCCTGGAAATAGTTGTGCGTTATCCGGCGACTAGAGATGTTTTTAATGACTTATTGACGCGGATCAGCATCGAGCTTGAGCTCTCTGTAAAAGACAATGCTTTTATTATTAAACGAATCAACAATATGTTAGATATCAGTTTAAACGAAACGTTTTTCGCTTTTGAACGTCTCTCCGAACAATTTAGAGAAGAAACACAAAAAGAGCTAGCTGAATTATCAGCGCCTATTGTTCCTGTGAAGGAAGGAATTGTGGTTCTTCCTCTAATTGGAGACATTGATGATTACCGGGCAAGTTACATAATGGATAATGTGATCCCGAAAATAGCTGACTTAGAGGTAGAACATGTTATCTTCGACTTTTCAGGGATTTTAACGATTGATGCACAAGTGGCAGAGTATTTCCGGAGAATAGAAGAAACTCTACGTTTAATGGGCTTGCATGTTATTACGACGGGACTGCGTCCTAAATTAGCCCAAACGGTCGTTCATTCAGGGATGGATCTGTACAGGGTTGAAGCGTTTGCGACTGTTAAACAAGCACTGGAGAGCATTAAATAA
- a CDS encoding YhgE/Pip domain-containing protein — MKKVFQIYQMDWKRIFSVPTGILLTIAIMILPSVYAWVNIKAMWDPYKDTSGIKIAVTSLDKGGEVRGRELNIGEELIDNLKKNKKLGWTFVNQEEAERGVKHGEYYASLLIPADFSEKMISVLSENPKRAEIVYKVNEKLNAVAPKITEKGATGVVGQVSEHFTNAVDQAILTEFNKAGIELERELPTIRNIESKIFALEKQLPAIREMGDRVRELDKKMPEIREKSQKVVELEKQLPKIKQLGSSILRIEERLPKLREVGNEILLIQKSSLLFRRPLKRQQKLIATFIK; from the coding sequence GTGAAAAAGGTTTTTCAAATTTATCAAATGGATTGGAAAAGAATTTTCAGTGTTCCCACTGGGATTTTGCTCACCATAGCTATTATGATTTTGCCTTCTGTTTATGCTTGGGTGAATATAAAAGCGATGTGGGATCCTTATAAAGATACATCTGGGATAAAAATAGCCGTGACCAGTCTTGATAAGGGAGGAGAAGTGAGAGGTAGAGAACTAAATATAGGAGAAGAGTTAATCGATAACTTAAAGAAGAACAAAAAATTAGGATGGACATTTGTCAATCAGGAAGAAGCTGAACGGGGCGTTAAGCATGGCGAGTACTATGCCAGCTTATTGATTCCCGCAGACTTCTCCGAAAAAATGATTAGCGTTTTATCGGAAAATCCTAAACGGGCAGAGATTGTTTATAAGGTAAATGAAAAGCTGAATGCCGTTGCCCCGAAAATTACTGAAAAAGGAGCGACTGGTGTGGTCGGGCAGGTGAGTGAACACTTTACTAACGCCGTTGACCAAGCTATTTTAACAGAATTTAACAAAGCGGGTATTGAGCTTGAAAGAGAGCTGCCGACCATCAGGAATATAGAAAGTAAAATTTTTGCTTTGGAAAAGCAATTGCCTGCCATTAGAGAAATGGGGGACAGGGTACGGGAATTGGACAAGAAAATGCCGGAAATAAGAGAAAAAAGCCAAAAAGTCGTAGAGCTAGAGAAACAACTACCTAAAATCAAACAATTAGGAAGCAGTATATTAAGAATAGAAGAACGTCTTCCTAAATTACGAGAAGTCGGTAATGAAATTTTACTTATTCAAAAAAGCTCCCTGTTATTCAGAAGGCCGCTGAAAAGACAGCAGAAATTGATCGCAACTTTTATAAAATAG